In a single window of the Mucilaginibacter defluvii genome:
- a CDS encoding OmpA family protein, translating into MKTLKLQIAKFSIAVAVVGVVASGCDSMTKTQKGAAIGAGAGGTIGAFIGKAAGNTALGAVIGGAVGGTAGAFIGRKMDRQAAEIKQTVPGATVTREGEGIIVKFDSGILFDVDKTDLKSAARTNLENLATSLKNNPQTNISIIGHTDSTGTASYNQTLSERRAASVKSYLVTNGVSGSRLSTTGKGKNEPIASNATADGRAQNRRVEIVIVANDAMKQEAKQASN; encoded by the coding sequence ATGAAAACGTTAAAATTACAAATAGCCAAATTTAGTATAGCCGTAGCTGTAGTAGGTGTTGTAGCATCGGGTTGCGATTCGATGACCAAAACTCAAAAAGGTGCCGCTATTGGTGCAGGTGCCGGTGGTACCATTGGTGCTTTTATAGGTAAAGCTGCGGGCAACACTGCCTTAGGCGCTGTTATTGGTGGTGCTGTAGGTGGTACTGCAGGTGCTTTTATAGGCCGTAAAATGGACCGCCAGGCTGCAGAAATAAAGCAAACTGTACCGGGCGCTACCGTAACCCGCGAAGGTGAGGGTATCATCGTTAAATTCGATTCAGGTATTTTATTCGATGTGGATAAAACTGATTTAAAATCAGCAGCCCGCACCAATCTGGAAAACCTGGCTACTTCTTTAAAAAATAATCCGCAAACCAATATATCTATCATTGGGCATACGGATAGTACCGGTACCGCAAGCTATAACCAAACATTGTCCGAGCGTCGTGCGGCATCAGTAAAATCGTACCTGGTTACTAACGGTGTGTCGGGTTCACGTTTAAGCACTACCGGTAAAGGTAAAAACGAGCCTATCGCCTCAAATGCGACTGCTGACGGCCGTGCGCAAAACCGCCGTGTAGAGATTGTAATTGTAGCTAACGATGCTATGAAACAAGAGGCCAAGCAGGCGAGCAATTAA
- a CDS encoding HAMP domain-containing sensor histidine kinase, translated as MKLNTKLTLFNTISKLVIVVFFVLLLPLLINYISLGYTDGKLVEQKDKVLQIVKTLGIGNYITDGESYGSYTLLKEEYISLDEVPADEYLDTIMNERRIVEGDTIEYRILSHTFKADKKNYLLEVGKSVSTLDDTTGPLQKIAFLVLVGMILLTILADQVYSNYVLRPLRQIIKTRLNSSRFPYTDSYNKVRTSTVDFQYLDISIHRMMETITNKFQKEREFISNASHELMTPISILQTKIENMFVEEDIADELKVRLLEMQRILNRLKSITKTLLLISQIENEQFIKQDEVNLSEMLHDVQDEISIRLEQKDVALTIEVPADIVLHKVNKFLLFNLFFNLVNNAIKYNIAGGSINITARKNISGLILNIADTGIGIGEDELPFIFDRFKKLKRALQQESFGLGLPIVKSIADFHGIVIEVTSEKGRGSTFSLIIPDEILK; from the coding sequence TTGAAGCTTAATACAAAACTCACCTTATTCAATACCATCTCCAAACTGGTAATTGTGGTGTTTTTTGTGCTGTTGTTACCGCTGCTTATTAATTATATAAGCCTGGGTTATACTGATGGCAAGCTGGTGGAGCAGAAGGATAAGGTATTACAGATAGTAAAGACACTTGGTATAGGTAATTACATAACCGACGGCGAAAGCTATGGTAGTTATACATTATTAAAAGAGGAATACATCAGCCTTGACGAAGTGCCAGCGGATGAGTACCTCGACACCATTATGAACGAGCGGCGGATTGTGGAAGGGGATACCATTGAGTACCGCATATTAAGCCACACCTTTAAAGCGGATAAAAAGAATTACCTGTTAGAGGTTGGCAAAAGCGTAAGCACCTTGGATGATACCACCGGCCCGCTTCAAAAAATCGCTTTCCTGGTTTTGGTGGGGATGATATTGCTTACCATTCTGGCCGATCAGGTTTACTCCAACTACGTGTTGCGCCCGCTGCGGCAAATAATTAAAACGAGGTTGAACAGCAGCCGTTTTCCGTATACAGACAGTTACAATAAGGTGCGCACCTCAACAGTCGATTTTCAGTATCTCGATATAAGCATACACCGCATGATGGAGACGATCACCAATAAGTTTCAAAAGGAGCGGGAGTTTATATCAAATGCATCGCATGAGTTGATGACGCCTATATCTATCCTGCAAACAAAAATTGAGAACATGTTTGTGGAGGAGGATATAGCCGATGAACTAAAGGTTCGCCTGCTGGAAATGCAGCGCATACTCAACCGCCTTAAAAGTATTACGAAAACGTTGTTACTGATATCGCAGATTGAGAACGAGCAGTTTATTAAGCAGGACGAGGTAAACCTGAGCGAAATGTTGCATGATGTGCAGGACGAAATATCCATCAGGCTGGAACAAAAGGACGTTGCGCTTACTATCGAGGTGCCGGCAGATATCGTGCTGCATAAGGTTAACAAGTTTTTGCTGTTTAACCTGTTTTTCAACCTGGTTAATAATGCTATTAAGTATAACATAGCCGGTGGCAGTATAAATATTACCGCGCGTAAAAATATTTCGGGCTTAATATTAAATATTGCTGATACCGGTATTGGTATAGGTGAGGATGAACTGCCCTTTATATTTGACCGGTTTAAAAAACTGAAGCGGGCCTTACAGCAGGAAAGTTTCGGCCTCGGCCTGCCCATCGTAAAATCCATAGCCGATTTTCATGGTATAGTTATAGAGGTAACATCTGAAAAAGGGCGGGGGAGTACCTTTAGCCTGATTATTCCGGATGAGATATTGAAGTAA
- a CDS encoding response regulator transcription factor — MNVLIIEDERSLAREVDIFLTNNNYVCEVAYNGRSASEKISVNLYDFILIDLGLPDYDGLDLLKEAKRNNPEAACIILTARAEVNDRITGLDLGADDYVPKPFSLLELQSRMQAITRRKFGLKQNTVTLGDFLINLTERTISHEGNVINTITKKEFDLIAYMLLHKNRTLTRTQLSEHIWGSVVNDDYDSNYIDAHIKNIRKKLNAFASPNWLETVRGLGYKIVVNS, encoded by the coding sequence ATGAATGTACTCATTATAGAGGATGAACGCTCGCTGGCCCGTGAAGTAGATATTTTTTTGACCAACAACAATTATGTTTGCGAGGTGGCGTACAACGGCCGCTCGGCTTCCGAAAAAATATCGGTAAACCTGTACGATTTTATATTGATTGATCTCGGCCTGCCTGATTATGATGGTTTGGATCTGCTTAAAGAAGCCAAACGCAACAACCCCGAAGCCGCCTGCATTATACTTACCGCTCGTGCCGAGGTGAATGACCGTATCACCGGGCTCGACCTGGGAGCTGATGATTATGTGCCCAAGCCATTCTCGCTGCTCGAATTGCAAAGTCGTATGCAGGCCATTACCCGCCGAAAATTTGGGTTAAAACAGAATACGGTAACATTGGGCGACTTTTTGATCAACCTGACCGAGCGTACCATCAGCCATGAGGGTAACGTAATAAATACCATCACCAAAAAAGAATTTGACCTAATAGCCTACATGCTGCTGCACAAAAACCGCACGCTTACCCGTACGCAATTAAGTGAACACATTTGGGGTAGTGTGGTTAACGACGATTACGATTCGAACTATATTGACGCCCACATTAAAAATATACGTAAAAAGCTCAATGCCTTCGCATCGCCAAACTGGCTTGAAACGGTACGGGGACTGGGCTACAAAATTGTTGTTAACAGTTAA
- a CDS encoding FAD:protein FMN transferase: MLAIKNLVSKSSIYRHSTMLMGTRFEITVVGENPGWATERINEAIAEINRVDKLLSTFGDDSTVNQVNRNAGVAPVKVNGELFRLIDRSLQIAELTYGTFDITYSAGQKTVAGVSYKDVMLNTAEQTVFLLQEGMRISFAASGKGYAADRAKFILQMSGVNSGVINAGGDMIAWGTQPDREPWTVAAADPEQADKPYAQLNISNQALATSVNVDAVTAKKNVTAVTNKGFEVSAIKSVTIMSPTAELADAMAAPVISIGVNAGLYLINRLNQVACVIVDDHDRVYTSKSITL; encoded by the coding sequence ATGCTGGCCATAAAGAATTTAGTAAGCAAATCATCTATATACAGGCATTCAACCATGCTGATGGGCACCCGTTTTGAGATCACCGTTGTTGGTGAAAATCCGGGCTGGGCCACCGAGCGTATTAACGAGGCCATTGCAGAGATAAATCGTGTTGACAAACTGCTGAGCACCTTTGGCGATGACAGCACCGTAAACCAGGTTAACCGTAACGCCGGTGTTGCGCCCGTAAAGGTTAATGGCGAATTGTTCAGGTTGATCGACCGCTCGTTACAAATAGCTGAACTTACTTACGGTACCTTTGACATTACTTACAGTGCCGGGCAAAAAACCGTAGCCGGTGTTAGTTATAAAGATGTAATGCTTAACACTGCTGAGCAAACTGTGTTTTTATTACAGGAAGGTATGCGCATAAGCTTTGCCGCAAGCGGTAAGGGCTATGCTGCCGACAGGGCAAAATTTATATTGCAGATGAGCGGCGTAAACAGCGGCGTTATTAATGCCGGCGGCGATATGATTGCCTGGGGAACACAGCCGGATAGAGAACCATGGACGGTTGCCGCTGCCGACCCTGAGCAGGCGGATAAGCCTTATGCTCAACTGAACATCAGCAACCAGGCATTAGCCACTTCGGTTAATGTTGATGCTGTAACTGCTAAAAAGAATGTTACCGCCGTAACCAATAAAGGTTTTGAAGTGAGCGCTATAAAAAGTGTAACCATTATGAGCCCAACCGCTGAACTGGCCGATGCAATGGCCGCGCCGGTTATCAGTATAGGTGTTAACGCTGGCTTGTACCTGATTAACAGGCTTAACCAGGTAGCTTGCGTAATAGTTGATGACCACGATAGGGTTTACACATCAAAAAGCATTACGCTTTAA
- a CDS encoding UDP-2,3-diacylglucosamine diphosphatase, with protein sequence MAIRNKLYFASDFHLGTDSYGPSRDREARIIRWLDGIKHDAAELFLMGDVFEFWFEYKTVVPKGYIRFLGKLAELTDAGVKLYMFKGNHDMWMFSYFTEELGATIISNELVIERGGKKFYLHHGDGLGPGDGSYKILKKVFRSKLCQWLFARLHPNLGIGIAGSWSQHSRDTNLKQPNLKPGEHEWLVTFSNEVLEHTYYDYFLFGHRHLPMDVQLNKGSRYINLGEWFNYNSYAVFDGERLRLEYFDNPIIRP encoded by the coding sequence ATGGCTATACGCAATAAACTCTACTTCGCGTCTGACTTTCATTTAGGTACCGATAGTTACGGCCCCAGCCGCGATCGTGAGGCACGCATCATCCGCTGGCTGGACGGTATTAAGCATGATGCCGCCGAACTCTTTTTAATGGGCGATGTATTTGAGTTTTGGTTTGAATATAAAACCGTGGTACCCAAAGGTTACATCCGCTTTTTAGGTAAACTGGCCGAACTAACTGATGCCGGTGTAAAACTGTACATGTTTAAAGGCAACCACGATATGTGGATGTTCAGCTATTTCACTGAAGAGTTGGGCGCCACCATTATCAGCAATGAACTGGTTATTGAGCGCGGCGGCAAAAAATTCTATCTGCACCATGGCGACGGCCTCGGCCCCGGCGATGGCAGCTATAAAATACTGAAAAAGGTTTTTCGCAGTAAATTATGCCAATGGCTGTTTGCCCGCCTGCACCCTAACCTGGGTATCGGCATTGCCGGCTCATGGTCGCAGCATAGTCGCGATACCAATTTAAAACAACCCAACCTGAAACCCGGTGAGCATGAGTGGCTGGTAACTTTTAGTAATGAGGTGCTTGAACATACTTACTATGATTATTTTTTGTTCGGGCACCGCCACCTGCCGATGGATGTGCAACTGAACAAGGGCAGCCGCTATATAAATCTGGGCGAGTGGTTCAACTATAACTCGTACGCTGTTTTTGATGGCGAACGCCTGCGGCTTGAATATTTTGACAACCCCATAATCCGCCCTTAA
- the prfA gene encoding peptide chain release factor 1 encodes MLDKLEAIHQRWKTVEGELSSPDAMADMKRFAQLNKEYKDLNKIVDEYFIYRNIMSNIDTNKEILATEKDAEFREMAKEELDTLLIQQEEKEEQIRLMLIPKDPEDTKNAIIEIRGGTGGDEASLFAGDLYRMYMRFCEKRGWRTELVDYTEGTSGGYKEIVFNVLAEDAYGTLKFESGVHRVQRVPDTETQGRVHTSAASVVVLPEVDEFDIDLNMNDIRKDLFCASGPGGQSVNTTYSAVRLTHIPTGIVAQCQDQKSQLKNFDKALQVLRSRVYEMELQKHLEETSKKRKTMVATGDRSAKVRTYNFPQGRLTEHRIGLTIYNLPEVMNGGIQDIMEALQFAENAEKLKEGTTA; translated from the coding sequence ATGTTAGATAAATTAGAAGCTATACACCAACGCTGGAAAACAGTGGAAGGTGAACTGAGCAGCCCTGACGCCATGGCTGACATGAAGCGTTTTGCCCAGCTTAATAAAGAATACAAGGATTTGAACAAGATTGTTGACGAGTATTTTATCTACCGCAACATCATGAGTAACATTGATACCAATAAGGAGATTTTGGCAACTGAAAAGGATGCCGAGTTTCGCGAAATGGCTAAAGAAGAGCTGGACACCTTATTGATACAACAGGAGGAAAAAGAGGAGCAGATCCGTTTGATGCTGATCCCTAAAGATCCGGAAGATACCAAAAACGCCATTATTGAGATACGCGGCGGTACAGGTGGTGATGAAGCCTCGCTTTTTGCAGGCGATCTTTACCGCATGTACATGCGCTTTTGCGAAAAACGCGGCTGGCGTACCGAACTGGTTGATTATACCGAAGGCACATCAGGCGGGTACAAGGAGATTGTTTTCAACGTACTGGCAGAGGATGCTTATGGTACGCTGAAATTTGAATCGGGCGTACACCGTGTACAACGCGTACCTGATACTGAAACCCAGGGTCGTGTACACACATCGGCAGCATCAGTAGTGGTATTGCCAGAGGTTGATGAGTTTGACATTGATCTGAACATGAATGACATTCGCAAGGATCTGTTCTGCGCATCAGGTCCGGGTGGCCAGTCGGTCAATACCACTTACTCGGCTGTAAGGTTAACACACATACCAACCGGTATTGTTGCCCAGTGCCAGGATCAGAAATCACAGTTAAAGAACTTTGATAAGGCTTTACAGGTACTACGATCACGCGTGTACGAAATGGAGCTGCAAAAGCACCTGGAAGAAACCTCTAAGAAACGCAAGACCATGGTGGCCACCGGCGACCGTTCAGCTAAAGTGCGTACCTACAACTTTCCGCAGGGCCGTTTAACCGAACACCGCATCGGCCTTACCATTTACAATCTGCCCGAAGTAATGAACGGCGGCATTCAGGATATCATGGAAGCCCTGCAATTTGCCGAGAACGCTGAAAAACTAAAAGAAGGCACAACTGCATAA
- a CDS encoding HYC_CC_PP family protein — MLKKTGVITLLLLYFATVSGFALNFHYCGKTVASVKIEQPAKKCHTETAASKMKCCKDKKIDVKVKDAHQAEKPQSLLSKVFSFDIAALPFEEFFLSAQRALFEKLFDRGPPQDEPKSKNSIFLINCNLRI; from the coding sequence ATGCTGAAAAAAACAGGTGTCATAACTTTACTGCTGCTGTACTTTGCTACAGTATCCGGGTTTGCCCTGAATTTTCATTATTGCGGTAAAACGGTAGCCTCTGTTAAAATAGAGCAACCCGCTAAAAAATGCCATACAGAAACAGCGGCTTCAAAAATGAAGTGCTGTAAGGACAAAAAGATAGACGTTAAGGTTAAGGATGCCCACCAGGCCGAAAAACCGCAATCCCTTTTAAGCAAAGTATTTTCATTTGACATTGCCGCGCTACCATTCGAGGAGTTCTTCCTGTCGGCACAAAGAGCGTTGTTTGAAAAACTTTTTGACCGCGGTCCGCCTCAGGACGAGCCCAAGTCCAAAAATTCCATCTTCCTGATCAACTGCAATCTGCGTATCTGA
- a CDS encoding heavy-metal-associated domain-containing protein, with the protein MKTLKIFIAIMAISVGIAKAQFTKAEVQVSGLTCSMCSKATEKSLRTLSFVDDVKPDLNRNVFVITFKKDAAVDFDRLSSKVQSAGFSVNSLKATYNFAGTKLSNNMFEYSGKHFHLVNAGDKDINGPVAITFLDKGFAPVATNKKYAPQKPAAPDGKKVYCVAI; encoded by the coding sequence ATGAAAACCTTAAAAATATTCATAGCCATTATGGCTATATCTGTTGGCATTGCCAAAGCCCAATTCACTAAAGCCGAAGTACAGGTAAGTGGCCTCACCTGCTCCATGTGCTCAAAAGCAACCGAAAAATCACTCCGTACATTAAGCTTCGTTGATGACGTAAAGCCTGATCTGAACCGCAACGTATTCGTCATCACCTTTAAAAAAGATGCCGCTGTTGATTTTGATAGACTGAGCAGCAAAGTACAAAGTGCAGGCTTCTCGGTAAACAGCCTGAAAGCTACTTATAACTTTGCCGGCACCAAACTCAGTAACAACATGTTCGAGTACTCGGGCAAACACTTCCACCTGGTAAACGCCGGCGACAAAGACATTAATGGCCCGGTAGCCATCACCTTTTTAGACAAGGGCTTTGCCCCGGTTGCCACCAACAAAAAGTACGCCCCGCAAAAACCCGCCGCGCCTGATGGTAAGAAGGTTTATTGTGTAGCGATATAG
- a CDS encoding YfiT family bacillithiol transferase has product MLTDEQMRYPIGKFQPPASYTDDDLYRWMNDIRMLPGQLRQAVIGLNDDDLNTPYRKGGWTLRQVVHHVADSHMNSITRIKLALTEDSPTIKPYEEAYWALQADYHLPVEPSLKMLEGIHQRMIVLFESFTEKEWERTFIHPETGAANSLKKTLATYSWHGRHHLAHITETRKKYGFNKPINQAFYIKSLVYYSPFRELGGSACCCLIARRYYTQTSANTYSCSCVSYHYIKGCDSSDLIGKRC; this is encoded by the coding sequence ATGCTTACCGACGAACAAATGCGCTACCCAATAGGGAAATTTCAGCCTCCGGCATCGTACACGGATGATGACCTTTACCGTTGGATGAACGATATACGTATGTTGCCCGGACAATTGCGGCAGGCGGTTATCGGTTTAAATGACGATGACCTGAACACCCCTTACCGCAAAGGCGGCTGGACACTTAGGCAGGTGGTGCACCATGTAGCCGACAGCCACATGAACTCCATTACCCGCATTAAACTCGCCCTTACCGAGGATAGCCCGACCATAAAACCTTACGAGGAAGCCTACTGGGCCCTGCAAGCCGACTATCACCTACCTGTAGAGCCATCATTAAAAATGCTGGAAGGCATCCACCAGCGCATGATCGTGCTGTTTGAAAGTTTCACCGAAAAAGAATGGGAGCGTACCTTCATCCACCCCGAAACCGGTGCCGCTAACTCGCTGAAAAAAACTTTGGCTACCTACTCATGGCATGGCAGGCATCACCTGGCACATATTACTGAAACAAGGAAGAAGTATGGGTTTAATAAACCAATAAACCAAGCTTTCTACATAAAAAGCTTGGTTTATTACTCCCCCTTTAGGGAGCTGGGGGGCTCGGCTTGCTGTTGCCTTATAGCCCGAAGATATTATACTCAAACCTCAGCAAATACATATTCTTGCTCATGCGTGTCATATCATTATATAAAGGGGTGCGATAGCTCAGATCTAATCGGCAAACGCTGTTAA